aaggcctGATATTGGTCGGATAGGCCGTCTGggttgcccatacatgggcagataagctgccgaatcagtctgaaggacctttAGTGCCCCAACAGGCATGAAACACCTTCAGCCACTGTTATGCCCtaatacataatttttttaaacttttgctAACTACTGCCATGAAATTTACTGAGAATCGCACACTATAAAGCTTTGTTGTGATCATATACCCATGGACTGGGGTCAGTTGTGAGATATCCTTCTCAAATTCAGCCCATTGGGCTGCTTCTTACTTTAATAATTACTCCAGGTGCAATTATACTTCTTTAGGGCAAACAGGTGTGATTTTCTCTGTGGGACAAAGACTGCATTGGCTTGATGGTGCTGTCCTCTCCCAGTGACCTACATTAACCTCatttataatttgatcatttacgCAAGGgccaaacaaaatgcaaaatatcTGCTTGTTCGGCAACCACGCCAAATGAATGGTTCTTTAGATCTTTAACCAGCTTTAGGTTCTTGAACTGTGGGGCTGTACCCTCTAGGGCTGCTGCAAAGCATTGGATGGGAGAGCTCTCCAGAGGAAAGTTGTATATTGTGTGTAGGCCATCAGCTGAATGAATTATAACTTGCAGTAGATCCAAAGTTCTATCACAATACATGAGGTTcataattaaaaacagaaaacaatgcaaaatgagcaaaattatttttacaactggtttaatgtttttataaaatttcCGTTCCTTTAATTGCAttgcaaaattaaaaatacattaactGTACAACACTGTATCCATATACATTGTGTCAGCACCAAAACTGTACGCAATCAGATTGTCACAtgttatatatgaaatatattgaaACTTTTCCCCATGGAGGCAAAGGAAATTTGGCACTTGCCCTATTTGCTTGTGAAGTCCTTTTGGGCAGTGGCAGAATAACCAGGGGTATAGGGTGCATCTGAACCAGGTCCCACCCTCTTGGCTCTGAGACCTGCAGTGGCAGTGATACAAGGAGGGCAACGGGCAGTAAAAAGAATGGTGGTGGTTAAGGGGGTCCATAAGACATGGTTAAGTGCTTTTGGGATAACACTGGCTAACATGGTTTATATAGAAATTAAAGAAGAAGTCAATTTTCTGCAACACACACTCTCTTATCGCCCAAAACTCAGCCCATGCACACAAGGCAGCCCTACAGTTAGGTACACTACTGACATCCTGGCGGTAATTCCAGAATTTCACTAGATGTCCAGAGACACAACGGATTTGCTCCAATTGGATCAAGTGCTAATGCATCCTCACTAAGAGACTGCCCACCACAACTTGCCCATGAAACCGAATGCTAATTTGTAACAGTATCAGTACATTGTACACAGGTTGCAATGGAAGCTACTGAGTGTATCTACAATGACTCTGAAATTCTGGGGGAAAAGGccgcattgtgggtaaaaaaaaatgtactctgCCAGAGGCAAAAGTGGCAGTGACAGATGGAATACCCCTCAGAACTGCTGGCTCTGCCTTTGACTGCTGCTGTTTCTACCTGAGCAGAGGGGGATATCAAAGTTTCcatgtgcagggttggactgcgTCTGcttccctgctcccctgtctgagCTCGTTCTCCAAGGGATAAAAGGTATGTCGTGTGAAGGGGGGTGGTGACGTTGGGAGGAAGACCCTGGGGTCACAGACTCAGTGGGCCCCTACACTCCAGTGCCTTTCAAATGAATGGGGAGTAATTGTTAGCGCTCTGACAGGTGCCCCTGCAAACTATCGTTTGGGCTACACCCCCGGAATCGCtaagtgtgccactgccctaccTCACCAGGCATGAATTGTATGTGAAACAAGGTGGGTCATTGTCTCTGAACTGCTGACTATAAAGAGCAACAGGAAAATTAAATTTACATGTAAGATAAAATGTAGACAAAATCACTGTTGTTATGCCTAAGGGAAATGATACATGGAGAGCAAACATTGGCTTTCACATGGATCACCTGGAAGCTCTGGTGCTATATGTTTATTTAGCTGgccagtatataaaaaaataagttctACCATAGTATAAATATCTACTAAAACTGTACAGCTGAAGAAAGTCTTGTCTCCTCCCAAATGCATGGATAATTTTCCTATTGCCGCTTTGCTTTATGACGTTAGAGGCAATACCGAAGACGTTTCATGGAAGTAGTCTGTAGTTACCGCAAATGGATCTTCATCACTTAcatctaaaatgtaaaaaaaatgttttaatctaTATTAGTGAGCAGGCGATACCTCATAAAGCTGGGTGGCAGAGCATTGCTAAAAAGCTACATACAGACCAACCTAGTAATTCATTTTGGTCTTATGCAACCGTGGTCAACCCCATACTTAGCTCCTGCTgggagtgcaaagacttgcctcTATCAGTGCTAATCACTGCATAGGGTGCCATGACTGTGTTTTGCACTTTCCACCCTGCCCCAAGCTTTGTAAATGAACCgcaatcattttaaaattatacatatacGTAAGCATACTAGAAGAAAGAGTGTGAAGAgattttttatatgtatttttctacTTAATGGTGCCCATTCACCCAGCATACTTACTTAGAGAATATACACTGGGTCTGCGATCAGCAGAGCCCCCCAGTTTTATTAAGGGGCTGGTCATTTTTGCCAGGAACATTTTCACTGCTTCTTGCTTTTCAGGTTTCTTGCAGTGCAGGCTGATAGTATTGCCAGTCACTTGGAAAGTCTTTCTGCTAAGTCCTAGCAAGTGAAAAATATCCAGAAACACATCCACCTCAAACGTAAAGCCAAAGCTCAGGCCATCCTTTTCTGTTAATACAAAATTTTGGCTTGCCAGATATTGAGCAACTGTGTTTCTTAAGTCAAActagaaaaagagaaaatatgtataaatgttaagaagtgttattattactgtttaaTATGCATAAATGTATTTTCCTCTGTTAAAAGGGCTATAGATTTAGGGGTGCTAGTGGAGCCCATCTAGAAtttacagtgcagttttggcatTAAAGACTGAATTGAATTAAAGACAGTATACACTCCTTTTCAACATTAACTCAGTAAATAGGGCTTTTGCAaatcatactttttgcctatttaattaaataagcaaatatctaaggtttttgttatttctagcactaaacaagaatatgaagccagtttcactttagcactttctGAACCTAATAAACTTCAAAGGAGCTAATAGAACTAATTACAGTCCACATAGAAgttcctgataatgagctgctcaaaggctgatGCTAAGAGAAGGGAagggtttgtttgttcaaaggtaggTAGGAACTCTGCCCTGTTAATAAAGGAAGGGAGGGGTAAAGTCAGTGAAAACAGCCTAATATTCCAAttatagtgctttataatggaaaaaaataggagaaattataaaaaaatggcAGAAAGTAATTTCAACATACTGTAACATATTACTTTTTAGCAAAGGCCTTTTTAGGTGTATATTTCCCCAGGAATGGACTGAGAATAAAATTGACCCTGGCATTTAAATAACatagtggcccaaacagcccctcaccagcccactaaatagtgactctctatggcatcttacagtagtccctctggcatttgccagtctgggcctgactgtccctttaaaatggaTATTACTGAAACAGAGAGACATACAGtacacacaggcccggatttgtagagaggccacaaaggcccgggcctagggcggcagaaatgtaggggcggaaAGCCGCCCCGCTGCAACGGAATTTTTAAAGTTcttttcaatacggagcagtgggaacttctcctcactgctccgtatggggctttaaatgtatgcgcatgctcGCGGACGCGCTGGGGGGGGCAAGCAGTTGTTCGCGCATACGCAATCAACGGGGGcagcctaggggcgcccagaagacaaatccagCCCTGAGTACACATAGGAACTGTAGTTGCGCTCAGGCTCACCTGCAACCGGTAGTTTTCTCCAAATACGGATGATATTACATTGTTCATTCCATTCACAAATTGTGCCTTTATTTTAGGGTGCCGGGTGTTCACAATAAGTGCAAAGGTTTTCTCTgatgaaataaaatgcataaatacatcattttttacatcaggtacgaaacctagttttgtacaattttcgaCCATGTgagggctccaaattattgtcccaataattttcgtaccacaGTGATCGATTGTTTAGTCGGACAGTTAACTAGTGCACTAGACCTGtccttctcttaaaggaacagtaacatcaaaaaattaaagtgttttaaagtaattaaaatataatgtgctgttgctctgcaaaaaactggtgtttttgctacagaaaagctactatataaataagctgctgtgtagccatgggggcagccattcaagctggaaaaaaggagaaaaggcacaggttacatagcagataactagtatataagccccatataatgggggtttgtctgttatctgctaagtaatctgtgccttttctcctttgaatggctgcccccatggctacacagcagctaacttatataaactatagtagtctttctgaggcaaacacaccagttgtagcaatgcagggcaacagtacattatattgttattacttttatacactttcattttttggtgttactgttcctttaactcaggCACTTAACGGCTACTGCTTGCATCTGGTATCAGGGCACTATTGTCACCAAGACCATGTCCTGTAAAGCCTTTCATGCCTGAATGGGCACTTAATCATTATGCACCCATCTAGGTACCAAATGCTTAAGGCGGTTTCCTTGTTTTATTCCTGTAtagacattatttttttaaaagttgtggGTCAGTCTTGGAGCCAGCCTGTGGTTATTTCTCTTTGTGATGGCCTGGGGAATCTCCACCTGGACCCCATTCTGAAATTGGTGATATTGATTTACTTGCAGCTAGGCATTTATTTGTTGGTTTAAAACCCCAATAAAACCAAACATGCCCATGACCCACCTAAACTCATCCATGTACCCCTAAGGATGAAGATACATggagctgctactagcagctacttgtcatggctattaagatagacaaagctgatcatttactgataattgtctctatgtgtggtttagcagaggctattctcaatattgtctatggcagggtctTTTCtttagtagctgtaacaagtagctgctcctaagtagctccgtgtgtcgtTGCCCTAAAGCCCTACCTCATTTCTAGCCCGCAAATCATAATCATAGTCCATAGGAGACTATGTTATACTAGCATTAAATACAGAGCATTGTATACAGAGCAGTGTTGTTACATAATGCCATATCAGTATCTATAGTTACAGTTAGTTACAGTCTATTGGTTATGATTGTTCATGTTTATTCCTGACCTTTCTACCAAGAAAGGTTGGTTCGTTGTGGAATGATAACGTTCTAGTGTCCCACAGATAAATGAAATCAAGGCATGCAAACAGGCTCACCTGTAATAGAAATATGAGCTAAGCACTCTGAAATGCCTATAGTAGACTGATGCAAGAGTGAGGATTCCCAGAGATACCAGTGATACATGCCTAACAGGGACAGGATTGGTCATAGGCAGTGGGTAGTTATTGTCAGGGGTTTTTCCTCTACTGGGGGCCATAGGAATCATTAGAGGAAATACATTCCCCTTTTtgcatgagctcattcagttggatttatgtaaaactaaaaaaaggttgtataaacactatctgaacttccagaactaaatacaaatgtattttttacacagacCTATCTGATTCCATAGATTGAAACTACATGTGTCTGGCAGTGGGCTGGaggaaaatgttatatatatatatatatatatatatatatatatatatatatatatatatatatatatatatatatatatatatatatatatatatatatatatatatatatatatatatatatatatatatatatatatatatatatatgcacttgaGAGCTTTTATAGAAATACGTCTTTGTCAGGTTTTAAATGTATGTCAAGCAAAACCTCACCTTTTTCCATTGTCacgtgatggattctgggacttgaaggtTTCTAAAGAACCTATGCCCCAGCcaactatggaaagcagagggacttcaagtcccagaatccacccATAAGGTGAGGGAAATGTAATTGCaactaaaggggtagtttaccttctAAATAGAAATTTTACTGTTCAACTGTTGTCAAATAATTGTTATCACTCTGCCACTTATAGTTAACCTGTTTGGCCCTGACTATAACTAACCATTCCCAACCTGTGATTTCTAGATCAGCTGTTGCATGGGACAGGAAGTGAGTGTAACAGGAAGGGAGAGTAATAGGGAGTAAAGCCAGTATTGGCAGTTAGGATTAATCTGCAGACCTTTACAGTCCTGAAGCTTCCTACATTACCCCACTGAAGGCGTCCCCTGTAAGTTACCCTGTTTTGTATATCTGTATAGCTTTATTGGGGAATGGAAATGCTATTCCTAAGTTTATGATGCTAGCTGGATGTTGCTTAGAGTAGCTAGCCATGTTCATAATACTGCTGTCATTTCTTCAAATGTTGATTGGTATTCttctttatgtatttgtatttacagtTTCACACCATTTGTATAAGTAAACACTTTCATCATCACCTTGTGATCTGAGAGTTATTATGCAAAGGTGTTTAGCTTGCTGGAAATTGAATAGGACATTCAGTAGCAACTAGCAAAATAGCAATAGGTCAGTACAATAGCAACTTTTTATTGCTTAGtttaaagttgtatttttttcatgtttccaTGTTGCAGCTTAGTAAATAAAGTTGCTGACTCTCTAAACTGTTATAACAGTTAATACTATTTCTCAGCCACATCTGGGAGAATGTTAGCAACTTGTATTAAttgtaaagctgggcatacatttaaagcaatactgtcatgggaaaacatgtttttttcaaaacacatcagttaacagaCCCGTTTTGCTGAAGAAGACTGtgcaaaattgtttaaaaacttttaaccaggaattcagcaaatgctactttcaaaagcaattacatttagaaacaCGTTTTAAAGcactcattttttaaataaatttatttttaggCACACATGTAAAAAACCCAGCCAGATGGACAGCACTGATTGCAATTTGATTTTAATGCAACATcacagccctgcaacatgcatttttaGTACTGTTACCTAGACTTTCAAGTGATCTAGTAAccctagtttttttttagttatatagTGGTAAATGACCTTGTAATGTCCCTGACATGCTGCAGCACAGTGTAGGGCCAGTCATCCATACCAGCCCATAAGTATCACAGATGGTACTAGACAATCCTGTGAGCCCAGTCCACTTGACAGAACATCTCCCACTGTGCtatacaatagaagggtgtatcCATACAAATACATGAGCAGTACATGTGATAAACAGGGCCCTACTCATTAgagttatatatacaatataaggaaTAGGGGGCAAGATACAAGTGTGGTACATAAAgagcaaattgtaacagttatAAACTAGAGTGTTTTCTGACTTAATGACCTACTTTATTGGTTTAGCAAGCAATAACTATATGCTATCTGTGAGCATAAAGGTATGTCACTATATGAAGGACGACCTGTTATAAAATGAATGTGCCCTTTAAATAGCATAGTATTATTATGCAACTCTGCATCCTCCATGGCTGAATTTGCTGCCCTGATATGAAGGCTGAACCAGTACTGATTAGTTTAAGGATAAGCAGCCTGCAACCCTTTGCTTGTACATGTGACACTGGAAGTTGGAGTCCAACAACATCTGATGGACAGAAGGTTTCACTCTGTACTATAACAATATATAGATTTATCCAGAAAGAACAAGTTACTGCAGGTCATACCTGTGGCAGAATAGTCGTTCAACTTTTTAGCATTAATCAGGAACAGCATTGGCTTGCTGAGGATACTTTCTCTGTAATCCTTGTAATCAAAGTGGCTATTCAGTTCCACTTTCCTAGTGGAAAGACAAAGCAAGCGATCAGTCttataataaatagaaaaacatGTCAATCTGCCCAATTAAACATAGTTATTCAAGCCACACTTCCAGACTGCACCACTGCACTCTCCCAATACAACCCTGTAAGCCCAGGTCTGGTCAGGTTGCTCTGTACTTCCATAGGCAAAATACAACCCCAATAGCCCAGACCAAGGCAGTCTATGGTTTGGCCAAATGC
This sequence is a window from Xenopus tropicalis strain Nigerian chromosome 2, UCB_Xtro_10.0, whole genome shotgun sequence. Protein-coding genes within it:
- the medag gene encoding mesenteric estrogen-dependent adipogenesis protein produces the protein MATSKPTDGGLGRLGSVKSISSISTTLLYDLGSKTTANCEFGLLSLKLLVQLLPQYVHMEGNTLICNNQHGGFNLFSDGTARIDGELFHINNYIQRKVELNSHFDYKDYRESILSKPMLFLINAKKLNDYSATEKTFALIVNTRHPKIKAQFVNGMNNVISSVFGENYRLQFDLRNTVAQYLASQNFVLTEKDGLSFGFTFEVDVFLDIFHLLGLSRKTFQVTGNTISLHCKKPEKQEAVKMFLAKMTSPLIKLGGSADRRPSVYSLNVSDEDPFAVTTDYFHETSSVLPLTS